The Arachis hypogaea cultivar Tifrunner chromosome 14, arahy.Tifrunner.gnm2.J5K5, whole genome shotgun sequence genome has a segment encoding these proteins:
- the LOC112742043 gene encoding uncharacterized protein isoform X1 has protein sequence MERSEPALVPEWLRGTGNVAGAGNSAQQFASPSNHADTPTVADRSRNRSSKTNGDFDSTRSIFFERTASSNSRRSSINGSAKHAYSSFNRSNRDKDRDREKDRSSFSDQWDRGSSERIERETLQRSHSMLSRKQSETLIRRVVVNTKSGGSSNQNNGNGILSGGSISSVQKAFFDKDFPSLGAEEKQGIAEIGRVPSPGLGSAASQSLPVGNSALIRGEGWTSALAEVPTIIGSSNPGFVMVQQNATAASGSVASSTAAGLNMAEALAQTPSQARSAPQVLVKIQRLEELAIKQSRQLIPVTPSMPKALVPNSSEKSKPKAAVRSTEMSVSAKSLPQQPSGLHSTSQSVRNVNTKVEAPKTCGKFTDLKSVVWENGVSPTFSKEVSNLTNSSIGKSGSQHAVASAVAYTPSKNTNYMKSPTVEKRHSHSHSQSRNDFFNLIKKKTLMNSSTVVPDSIPVVSSPISEKSGELNGVVVKPSVYPQSTGNGPEVTSNGNAHAYEESQRLSDSEEKDSIPSATISPDEEEAAFLRSLGWEENSDEDEGLTEEEINAFYQEVCKKLGPTTFKLCQGMQPNLSKLFESYASNLHGASAELSSSNSGSEA, from the exons ATGGAAAGAAGTGAACCTGCATTAGTTCCAGAATGGTTGAGAGGTACTGGAAATGTTGCTGGGGCTGGCAATTCAGCCCAACAGTTTGCATCCCCATCTAATCATGCAG ATACTCCGACTGTAGCCGATAGATCAAGGAACAGATCTTCTAAGACAAATGGTGATTTTGATAGCACACGTTCTATATTTTTTGAACGGACTGCCTCATCAAATTCTCGTAGGAGTTCCATCAATGGTTCTGCTAAGCATGCCTACAGTAGTTTCAATAGAAGTAATCGTGACAAGGACCGTGATAGAGAGAAAGATAGATCCAGTTTTAGTGACCAGTGGGATCGTGGTAGTTCTGAAAGGATAGAGAGGGAGACATTGCAACGCTCTCATTCAATGCTTTCCAGGAAACAGAGTGAGACTTTAATTCGCAGAGTTGTTGTAAATACAAAATCTGGTGGCAGTAGCAATCAGAACAATGGGAATGGCATACTTTCTGGTGGTAGTATTAGTAGTGTTCAGAAAGCTTTCTTTGACAAGGATTTTCCATCACTTGGGGCTGAGGAGAAACAGGGTATAGCTGAAATAGGAAGAGTTCCATCTCCTGGTTTGGGTTCCGCTGCTAGTCAAAGCCTACCGGTTGGTAATTCAGCTTTGATACGTGGGGAAGGATGGACATCTGCACTAGCAGAGGTACCTACCATAATTGGAAGCAGTAATCCAGGATTTGTAATGGTGCAACAAAATGCAACTGCAGCTTCTGGGTCTGTAGCTTCAAGCACAGCAGCTGGTCTTAATATGGCTGAAGCATTGGCCCAGACTCCGTCCCAAGCTCGTTCTGCACCTCAG GTGTTGGTCAAAATCCAAAGGCTTGAGGAACTGGCTATTAAGCAGTCAAGGCAATTGATTCCAGTAACACCATCAATGCCTAAAGCTTTG GTTCCTAATTCCTCTGAGAAATCAAAGCCAAAAGCAGCAGTCAGAAGTACTGAGATGAGTGTTTCTGCAAAGAGTTTGCCCCAGCAGCCCTCTGGGTTGCACAGTACTAGTCAGTCTGTTCGAAATGTAAATACCAAAGTTGAAGCTCCGAAGACATGTGGAAAATTTACTGATCTTAAATCCGTGGTGTGGGAGAATGGTGTTTCTCCTACCTTCTCCAAGGAGGTTTCAAATTTGACAAATTCTTCCATCGGCAAATCAGGAAGTCAACATGCTGTTGCTTCAGCGGTTGCTTATACCCCTTCGAAGAACACCAATTACATGAAATCTCCCACAGTGGAGAAGAGACATTCTCATTCACATTCGCAGAGTCGAAACGATTTCTTCAATCTCATTAAAAAGAAAACCCTGATGAACTCCTCTACAGTTGTTCCAGATTCTATCCCGGTGGTTTCATCTCCTATATCAGAGAAATCTGGTGAATTAAATGGAGTAGTAGTTAAACCTTCTGTATATCCTCAATCCACTGGAAATGGTCCTGAAGTGACAAGCAATGGCAATGCTCATGCCTATGAAGAGTCACAGAGACTTTCTGATAGTGAAGAAAAAGATTCTATTCCCAGTGCTACAATATCTCCTGATGAGGAAGAGGCTGCATTCCTTCGTTCTCTTGGCTGGGAGGAGAATTCAGATGAGGATGAAGGGCTTACGGAGGAGGAGATCAATGCCTTCTATCAGGAGGTG TGCAAGAAGTTGGGCCCCACAACATTCAAGCTCTGCCAAGGCATGCAACCAAACCTGTCCAAGTTGTTTGAATCCTATGCATCCAACTTGCATGGAGCTTCTGCTGAGTTGAGCTCCTCTAATTCTGGATCGGAAGCTTGA
- the LOC112742043 gene encoding uncharacterized protein isoform X2, with protein MERSEPALVPEWLRGTGNVAGAGNSAQQFASPSNHADTPTVADRSRNRSSKTNGDFDSTRSIFFERTASSNSRRSSINGSAKHAYSSFNRSNRDKDRDREKDRSSFSDQWDRGSSERIERETLQRSHSMLSRKQSETLIRRVVVNTKSGGSSNQNNGNGILSGGSISSVQKAFFDKDFPSLGAEEKQGIAEIGRVPSPGLGSAASQSLPVGNSALIRGEGWTSALAEVPTIIGSSNPGFVMVQQNATAASGSVASSTAAGLNMAEALAQTPSQARSAPQVLVKIQRLEELAIKQSRQLIPVTPSMPKALVPNSSEKSKPKAAVRSTEMSVSAKSLPQQPSGLHSTSQSVRNVNTKVEAPKTCGKFTDLKSVVWENGVSPTFSKEVSNLTNSSIGKSGSQHAVASAVAYTPSKNTNYMKSPTVEKRHSHSHSQSRNDFFNLIKKKTLMNSSTVVPDSIPVVSSPISEKSGELNGVVVKPSVYPQSTGNGPEVTSNGNAHAYEESQRLSDSEEKDSIPSATISPDEEEAAFLRSLGWEENSDEDEGLTEEEINAFYQECKKLGPTTFKLCQGMQPNLSKLFESYASNLHGASAELSSSNSGSEA; from the exons ATGGAAAGAAGTGAACCTGCATTAGTTCCAGAATGGTTGAGAGGTACTGGAAATGTTGCTGGGGCTGGCAATTCAGCCCAACAGTTTGCATCCCCATCTAATCATGCAG ATACTCCGACTGTAGCCGATAGATCAAGGAACAGATCTTCTAAGACAAATGGTGATTTTGATAGCACACGTTCTATATTTTTTGAACGGACTGCCTCATCAAATTCTCGTAGGAGTTCCATCAATGGTTCTGCTAAGCATGCCTACAGTAGTTTCAATAGAAGTAATCGTGACAAGGACCGTGATAGAGAGAAAGATAGATCCAGTTTTAGTGACCAGTGGGATCGTGGTAGTTCTGAAAGGATAGAGAGGGAGACATTGCAACGCTCTCATTCAATGCTTTCCAGGAAACAGAGTGAGACTTTAATTCGCAGAGTTGTTGTAAATACAAAATCTGGTGGCAGTAGCAATCAGAACAATGGGAATGGCATACTTTCTGGTGGTAGTATTAGTAGTGTTCAGAAAGCTTTCTTTGACAAGGATTTTCCATCACTTGGGGCTGAGGAGAAACAGGGTATAGCTGAAATAGGAAGAGTTCCATCTCCTGGTTTGGGTTCCGCTGCTAGTCAAAGCCTACCGGTTGGTAATTCAGCTTTGATACGTGGGGAAGGATGGACATCTGCACTAGCAGAGGTACCTACCATAATTGGAAGCAGTAATCCAGGATTTGTAATGGTGCAACAAAATGCAACTGCAGCTTCTGGGTCTGTAGCTTCAAGCACAGCAGCTGGTCTTAATATGGCTGAAGCATTGGCCCAGACTCCGTCCCAAGCTCGTTCTGCACCTCAG GTGTTGGTCAAAATCCAAAGGCTTGAGGAACTGGCTATTAAGCAGTCAAGGCAATTGATTCCAGTAACACCATCAATGCCTAAAGCTTTG GTTCCTAATTCCTCTGAGAAATCAAAGCCAAAAGCAGCAGTCAGAAGTACTGAGATGAGTGTTTCTGCAAAGAGTTTGCCCCAGCAGCCCTCTGGGTTGCACAGTACTAGTCAGTCTGTTCGAAATGTAAATACCAAAGTTGAAGCTCCGAAGACATGTGGAAAATTTACTGATCTTAAATCCGTGGTGTGGGAGAATGGTGTTTCTCCTACCTTCTCCAAGGAGGTTTCAAATTTGACAAATTCTTCCATCGGCAAATCAGGAAGTCAACATGCTGTTGCTTCAGCGGTTGCTTATACCCCTTCGAAGAACACCAATTACATGAAATCTCCCACAGTGGAGAAGAGACATTCTCATTCACATTCGCAGAGTCGAAACGATTTCTTCAATCTCATTAAAAAGAAAACCCTGATGAACTCCTCTACAGTTGTTCCAGATTCTATCCCGGTGGTTTCATCTCCTATATCAGAGAAATCTGGTGAATTAAATGGAGTAGTAGTTAAACCTTCTGTATATCCTCAATCCACTGGAAATGGTCCTGAAGTGACAAGCAATGGCAATGCTCATGCCTATGAAGAGTCACAGAGACTTTCTGATAGTGAAGAAAAAGATTCTATTCCCAGTGCTACAATATCTCCTGATGAGGAAGAGGCTGCATTCCTTCGTTCTCTTGGCTGGGAGGAGAATTCAGATGAGGATGAAGGGCTTACGGAGGAGGAGATCAATGCCTTCTATCAGGAG TGCAAGAAGTTGGGCCCCACAACATTCAAGCTCTGCCAAGGCATGCAACCAAACCTGTCCAAGTTGTTTGAATCCTATGCATCCAACTTGCATGGAGCTTCTGCTGAGTTGAGCTCCTCTAATTCTGGATCGGAAGCTTGA